In the genome of Sebastes umbrosus isolate fSebUmb1 chromosome 14, fSebUmb1.pri, whole genome shotgun sequence, one region contains:
- the LOC119502399 gene encoding immunoglobulin lambda-1 light chain-like isoform X3, giving the protein MLGILCTLITALTCVSGVTVLTQKPPVVAVRKGETATMDCKLGTVTGSAARWYKQTPGGVPQFVLSFYHSWSSVTYGSGFSSPKFTSNHQSTSDYRLTINNVEEGDSAVYYCQTRDGSVNENVFGPGTKLTVTSSSFPPPVLTVFPPSSAELQSNKASLVCLSSQSGPFADVSWLSGGSPVSSGISTSTAVQQPDHTFQISSYLAVQTSDWNTDQVYTCKVSLGSQTSEKNIKKSDCPTEQ; this is encoded by the exons ATGCTGGGGATCCTCTGCACTCTCATCACTGCTCTAACAT GTGTGAGTGGTGTGACGGTGCTGACACAGAAGCCTCCAGTTGTGGCGGTGAGGAAAGGAGAGACAGCCACCATGGACTGTAAACTGGGGACTGTTACTGGCAGTGCTGCTCGCTGGTATAAACAGACTCCTGGAGGAGTTCCTCAGTTTGTGCTGAGCTTTTATCACAGTTGGAGCTCTGTGACATATGGCTCTGGTTTCTCCTCTCCCAAATTCACTTCTAATCATCAGTCAACATCAGATTATCGTTTGACCATCAACAATGTGGAGGAGGGAGACTCAGCAGTCTATTACTGTCAGACAAGGGACGGCTCTGTTAATGAGAAC GTATTCGGACCAGGCACCAAGCTGACTGTGACAA GCTCCAGCTTCCCTCCTCCTGTCCTGACAGTCTTCCCTCCATCCAGTGCTGAGCTCCAGTCCAACAAagcctctctggtctgtctgtcCAGTCAGTCTGGGCCTTTTGCAGATGTGAGCTGGTTGTCTGGTGGGAGTCCAGTGAGCAGTGGGATCTCTACCAGCACCGCTGTTCAGCAACCAGACCACACTTTCCAAATCAGCAGCTATCTGGCCGTCCAGACGTCAGACTGGAACACGGATCAGGTTTACacatgtaaagtgtctttgggCTCCCAGACTTCAGAGAAAAACATCAAGAAGTCAGACTGTCCCACTGAACAATAG
- the LOC119502392 gene encoding immunoglobulin lambda-1 light chain-like isoform X3 produces the protein MLGILCTLITALTCVSGVTVVTQKPPVVAVTKGETATMDCNLGTVTNHNAWWYKQTPGGVPQIVLWFYHGWSSVRYGSGFSSPKFTSTHQSTSDYRLTINNVEEGDSAVYYCKTWDTSVDEYVFGPGTKLTVTSSSFPPPVLTVFPPSSAELQSNKASLVCLSSQSGPFADVSWLSGGSPVSSGISTSTAVQQPDQTFQISSYLAVQTSDWNTDQVYTCKVSLGSQTSEKNIKKSDCPTEQQ, from the exons ATGCTGGGGATCCTCTGCACTCTCATCACTGCTCTAACAT GTGTGAGTGGTGTGACGGTGGTGACACAGAAGCCTCCTGTTGTGGCGGTGACGAAAGGAGAGACAGCCACCATGGACTGTAACCTGGGGACTGTTACTAATCATAATGCTTGGTGGTATAAACAGACTCCTGGAGGAGTTCCTCAGATTGTACTGTGGTTTTATCACGGTTGGAGCTCTGTGAGATATGGCTCTGGTTTCTCCTCTCCAAAGTTCACATCCACTCATCAGTCAACATCAGATTATCGTTTGACCATCAACAATGTGGAGGAGGGAGACTCAGCAGTCTATTACTGTAAAACATGGGACACCTCTGTTGATGAGTAC GTATTCGGACCAGGCACCAAGCTGACTGTGACAA GCTCCAGCTTCCCTCCTCCTGTCCTGACAGTCTTCCCTCCGTCCAGTGCTGAGCTCCAGTCCAACAAagcctctctggtctgtctgtcCAGTCAGTCTGGGCCTTTTGCAGATGTGAGCTGGTTGTCTGGTGGGAGTCCAGTGAGCAGTGGGATCTCTACCAGCACCGCTGTTCAGCAACCAGACCAGACTTTCCAAATCAGCAGCTATCTGGCCGTCCAGACGTCAGACTGGAACACGGATCAGGTTTACacatgtaaagtgtctttgggCTCCCAGACTTCAGAGAAAAACATCAAGAAGTCAGACTGTCCCACTGAACAACAGTAG
- the LOC119502399 gene encoding immunoglobulin lambda-1 light chain-like isoform X1: MLGILCTLITALTCVSGVTVVTQKPPVVAVTKGETATMDCNLGTVTNSEARWYKQTPGGVPQFVLLFYHSFSSPTYGSGFTSPKFTSNHQSTSDYRLIINNVEEGDSAVYYCQTWDSSVNEYVFGPGTKLTVTSSSFPPPVLTVFPPSSAELQSNKASLVCLSSQSGPFADVSWLSGGSPVSSGISTSTAVQQPDHTFQISSYLAVQTSDWNTDQVYTCKVSLGSQTSEKNIKKSDCPTEQ, from the exons ATGCTGGGGATCCTCTGCACTCTCATCACTGCTCTAACAT GTGTGAGTGGTGTGACGGTGGTGACACAGAAGCCTCCTGTTGTGGCGGTGACGAAAGGAGAGACAGCCACTATGGACTGTAACCTGGGGACTGTTACTAACAGTGAGGCTCGCTGGTATAAACAGACTCCTGGAGGAGTTCCTCAGTTTGTACTGTTGTTTTATCATTCTTTTAGCTCTCCAACATATGGCTCTGGTTTCACCTCTCCAAAGTTCACTTCTAATCATCAGTCAACATCAGATTATCGTTTGATCATCAACAATGTGGAGGAGGGAGACTCAGCAGTCTATTACTGTCAGACATGGGACAGCTCTGTTAATGAGTAC GTATTCGGACCAGGCACCAAGCTGACTGTGACAA GCTCCAGCTTCCCTCCTCCTGTCCTGACAGTCTTCCCTCCATCCAGTGCTGAGCTCCAGTCCAACAAagcctctctggtctgtctgtcCAGTCAGTCTGGGCCTTTTGCAGATGTGAGCTGGTTGTCTGGTGGGAGTCCAGTGAGCAGTGGGATCTCTACCAGCACCGCTGTTCAGCAACCAGACCACACTTTCCAAATCAGCAGCTATCTGGCCGTCCAGACGTCAGACTGGAACACGGATCAGGTTTACacatgtaaagtgtctttgggCTCCCAGACTTCAGAGAAAAACATCAAGAAGTCAGACTGTCCCACTGAACAATAG
- the LOC119502398 gene encoding immunoglobulin lambda-1 light chain-like, whose translation MLGILCTLITALTCVSGVTVVTQKPPVVTVRKGETSTMDCNLGTVTNYQAWWYRQTPGGVPQYVLSFHSSWSSVEYGSGFSSPKFTSTHQSTSDYRLIINNVEEGDSAVYYCKTWDTSVDEYVFGPGTKLTVTSSSFSPPVLTVFPPSSAELQSNKASLVCLSSQSGPFADVSWLSGGSPVSSGISTSTAVQQPDHTFQISSYLAVQTSDWNTDQVYTCKVSLGSQTSEKNIKKSDCPTEQ comes from the exons ATGCTGGGGATCCTCTGCACTCTCATCACTGCTCTAACAT GTGTGAGTGGTGTGACGGTGGTGACACAGAAGCCTCCTgttgtgacggtgaggaaaggAGAGACATCCACCATGGACTGTAACCTGGGGACTGTTACTAACTATCAGGCTTGGTGGTATAGACAGACTCCTGGAGGAGTTCCTCAGTATGTACTGAGCTTTCATAGCAGTTGGAGCTCTGTAGAATATGGCTCTGGTTTCTCCTCTCCAAAGTTCACATCCACTCATCAGTCAACATCAGATTATCGTTTGATCATCAACAATGTGGAGGAGGGAGACTCAGCAGTCTATTACTGTAAAACATGGGACACCTCTGTTGATGAGTAC GTATTCGGACCAGGCACCAAGCTGACTGTGACAA GCTCCAgcttctctcctcctgtcctgacAGTCTTCCCTCCGTCCAGTGCTGAGCTCCAGTCCAACAAagcctctctggtctgtctgtcCAGTCAGTCTGGGCCTTTTGCAGATGTGAGCTGGTTGTCTGGTGGGAGTCCAGTGAGCAGTGGGATCTCTACCAGCACCGCTGTTCAGCAACCAGACCACACTTTCCAAATCAGCAGCTATCTGGCCGTCCAGACGTCAGACTGGAACACGGATCAGGTTTACacatgtaaagtgtctttgggCTCCCAGACTTCAGAGAAAAACATCAAGAAGTCAGACTGTCCCACTGAACAATAG
- the LOC119502392 gene encoding immunoglobulin lambda-1 light chain-like isoform X1: MLGTLCTLITALTYVDAVIVVTQTPAVHTVSTGQQAVLNCNIQRDDSNYVSWYKQIPGEAPQYVLRFHHSQSSPSFGSGFSSDRFNSKSTSNIDYQFIIKRTEAGDSAVYYCDTWDSSASAAVFGPGTKLTVTSSSFPPPVLTVFPPSSAELQSNKASLVCLSSQSGPFADVSWLSGGSPVSSGISTSTAVQQPDQTFQISSYLAVQTSDWNTDQVYTCKVSLGSQTSEKNIKKSDCPTEQQ; encoded by the exons ATGCTGGGGACCCTCTGCACTCTCATCACTGCTCTAACAT ATGTTGATGCAGTGATAGTGGTGACTCAGACGCCTGCTGTCCACACAGTTTCAACAGGacaacaggctgttctcaacTGCAACATCCAGAGAGATGATAGTAATTATGTCAGTTGGTATAAACAGATTCCTGGTGAAGCTCCTCAGTATGTTCTCAGATTTCACCATAGTCAAAGTTCACCCAGCTTTGGATCAGGATTCTCTTCAGACCGATTCAACTCTAAATCCACATCAAACATAGATTATCAGTTCATCATAAAGCGGACAGAGGCAGGAGACTCTGCTGTCTATTACTGTGACACATGGGATAGCTCTGCCTCTGCAGCT GTATTCGGACCAGGCACCAAGCTGACTGTGACAA GCTCCAGCTTCCCTCCTCCTGTCCTGACAGTCTTCCCTCCGTCCAGTGCTGAGCTCCAGTCCAACAAagcctctctggtctgtctgtcCAGTCAGTCTGGGCCTTTTGCAGATGTGAGCTGGTTGTCTGGTGGGAGTCCAGTGAGCAGTGGGATCTCTACCAGCACCGCTGTTCAGCAACCAGACCAGACTTTCCAAATCAGCAGCTATCTGGCCGTCCAGACGTCAGACTGGAACACGGATCAGGTTTACacatgtaaagtgtctttgggCTCCCAGACTTCAGAGAAAAACATCAAGAAGTCAGACTGTCCCACTGAACAACAGTAG
- the LOC119502394 gene encoding immunoglobulin lambda-1 light chain-like: MLGILCTLITALTYVDAVKVVTQTPAVHTVSTGQQAVLNGNIQRYDSETISWYKQVPGEAPQYVLKFYYGDKSLSFGSGFSSHRFDSKFLSNIDYQLIIKQTEAGDSAVYYFVAWDNSAKEYVFGPGTKLTVTSSSFPPPVLTVFPPSSAELQSNKASLVCLSSQSVPFADVSWLSGGSPVSSGISTSTAVQQPDQTFQISSYLAVQTSDWNTDQVYTCKVSLGSQTSEKNIKKSDCPTEQ, translated from the exons ATGCTGGGGATCCTCTGCACTCTCATCACTGCTCTAACAT ATGTTGATGCAGTGAAAGTGGTGACTCAGACGCCTGCTGTCCACACAGTTTCTACAGGacaacaggctgttctcaacGGCAACATCCAGAGATATGATAGTGAGACTATCAGTTGGTATAAACAGGTTCCTGGTGAAGCTCCTCAGTATGTTCTCAAATTTTACTATGGGGACAAATCACTCAGCTTTGGATCAGGATTCTCTTCACACCGATTTGACTCTAAATTCTTATCAAACATAGATTATCAGTTAATCATAAAGCAGACAGAGGCAGGAGATTCTGCTGTCTATTACTTTGTAGCATGGGATAACTCTGCTAAGGAGTAC GTATTCGGACCAGGCACCAAGCTGACTGTGACAA GCTCCAGCTTCCCTCCTCCTGTCCTGACAGTCTTCCCTCCGTCCAGTGCTGAGCTCCAGTCCAACAAagcctctctggtctgtctgtcCAGTCAGTCTGTGCCTTTTGCAGATGTGAGCTGGTTGTCTGGTGGGAGTCCAGTGAGCAGTGGGATCTCTACCAGCACCGCTGTTCAGCAACCAGACCAGACTTTCCAAATCAGCAGCTATCTGGCCGTCCAGACGTCAGACTGGAACACGGATCAGGTTTACacatgtaaagtgtctttgggCTCCCAGACTTCAGAGAAAAACATCAAGAAGTCAGACTGTCCCACTGAACAATAG
- the LOC119502399 gene encoding immunoglobulin lambda-1 light chain-like isoform X2 — protein sequence MLGILCTLITALTYVDAVKVVTQTPAVHTVSTGQQAVLNCNVQTDYAHVNWYKQVPGEAPQYVLYFYHSHSSPTFGSGFSSDRFNSKSSSNIDYQFIIKQTEAGDSAVYYCQTWDSSPYAAVFGPGTKLTVTSSSFPPPVLTVFPPSSAELQSNKASLVCLSSQSGPFADVSWLSGGSPVSSGISTSTAVQQPDHTFQISSYLAVQTSDWNTDQVYTCKVSLGSQTSEKNIKKSDCPTEQ from the exons ATGCTGGGGATCCTCTGCACTCTCATCACTGCTCTAACAT ATGTTGATGCAGTGAAAGTGGTGACTCAGACGCCTGCTGTCCACACAGTTTCTACAGGacaacaggctgttctcaacTGCAACGTTCAGACAGATTATGCTCATGTCAATTGGTATAAACAGGTTCCTGGTGAAGCTCCTCAGTATGTTCTCTATTTTTACCATAGTCACAGTTCACCCACCTTTGGATCAGGATTCTCTTCAGACCGATTCAACTCTAAATCCTCATCAAACATAGATTATCAGTTCATCATAAAGCAGACAGAGGCAGGAGACTCTGCTGTCTATTACTGTCAGACATGGGATAGCTCTCCCTATGCAGCT GTATTCGGACCAGGCACCAAGCTGACTGTGACAA GCTCCAGCTTCCCTCCTCCTGTCCTGACAGTCTTCCCTCCATCCAGTGCTGAGCTCCAGTCCAACAAagcctctctggtctgtctgtcCAGTCAGTCTGGGCCTTTTGCAGATGTGAGCTGGTTGTCTGGTGGGAGTCCAGTGAGCAGTGGGATCTCTACCAGCACCGCTGTTCAGCAACCAGACCACACTTTCCAAATCAGCAGCTATCTGGCCGTCCAGACGTCAGACTGGAACACGGATCAGGTTTACacatgtaaagtgtctttgggCTCCCAGACTTCAGAGAAAAACATCAAGAAGTCAGACTGTCCCACTGAACAATAG
- the LOC119502392 gene encoding immunoglobulin lambda-1 light chain-like isoform X2, with translation MLGTLCTLITALTCVSGVTVVTQKPPVVAVTKGETATMDCNLGTVTNHNAWWYKQTPGGVPQIVLWFYHGWSSVRYGSGFSSPKFTSTHQSTSDYRLTINNVEEGDSAVYYCKTWDTSVDEYVFGPGTKLTVTSSSFPPPVLTVFPPSSAELQSNKASLVCLSSQSGPFADVSWLSGGSPVSSGISTSTAVQQPDQTFQISSYLAVQTSDWNTDQVYTCKVSLGSQTSEKNIKKSDCPTEQQ, from the exons ATGCTGGGGACCCTCTGCACTCTCATCACTGCTCTAACAT GTGTGAGTGGTGTGACGGTGGTGACACAGAAGCCTCCTGTTGTGGCGGTGACGAAAGGAGAGACAGCCACCATGGACTGTAACCTGGGGACTGTTACTAATCATAATGCTTGGTGGTATAAACAGACTCCTGGAGGAGTTCCTCAGATTGTACTGTGGTTTTATCACGGTTGGAGCTCTGTGAGATATGGCTCTGGTTTCTCCTCTCCAAAGTTCACATCCACTCATCAGTCAACATCAGATTATCGTTTGACCATCAACAATGTGGAGGAGGGAGACTCAGCAGTCTATTACTGTAAAACATGGGACACCTCTGTTGATGAGTAC GTATTCGGACCAGGCACCAAGCTGACTGTGACAA GCTCCAGCTTCCCTCCTCCTGTCCTGACAGTCTTCCCTCCGTCCAGTGCTGAGCTCCAGTCCAACAAagcctctctggtctgtctgtcCAGTCAGTCTGGGCCTTTTGCAGATGTGAGCTGGTTGTCTGGTGGGAGTCCAGTGAGCAGTGGGATCTCTACCAGCACCGCTGTTCAGCAACCAGACCAGACTTTCCAAATCAGCAGCTATCTGGCCGTCCAGACGTCAGACTGGAACACGGATCAGGTTTACacatgtaaagtgtctttgggCTCCCAGACTTCAGAGAAAAACATCAAGAAGTCAGACTGTCCCACTGAACAACAGTAG